From Mya arenaria isolate MELC-2E11 chromosome 12, ASM2691426v1, the proteins below share one genomic window:
- the LOC128211127 gene encoding uncharacterized protein LOC128211127: MALSLTTPRSALRTINDSNVPLKNIQALKGGNTSLKNSEFQKPLASANPFKTFGDLTKSLPDCSKSKLKIHVDPAPSRVKTKEEVKVITRAPEPLPEIETLHVFNPDAEIKPMVEEVGESLLRKIRRWGMPCLAARGDLDSGDEDDDVVDVKNFDPDMEQLDRLDALDPFMMVGDSDFDRVPEAEISLPSMDEIPGIEDLPLPYLDDSIDIEPNMGTLEVWGSFNSLDHSPAGKGARGSESDRSMNDSSMSP; encoded by the exons ATGGCATTGTCACTGACAACCCCTCGATCTGCCCTGCGCACGATCAATGACTCCAATGTTCCACTCAAGAACATCCAAGCACTGAAGGGAGGCAATACTTCTCTGAAGAATTCCGAATTCCAGAAGCCACTTGCTTCAGCTAATCCATTCAAGACTTTTGGTGATCTGACTAAGTCATTACCTGACTGTTCGAAGTCTAAgctaaaaatacat GTGGACCCAGCCCCTTCCCGTGTGAAGACCAAGGAGGAGGTGAAGGTCATCACCAGGGCACCAGAACCCCTGCCAGAAATAGAGACTTTACATGTCTTCAACCCAGATG CTGAGATCAAGCCAATGGTAGAGGAGGTGGGTGAAAGTCTGCTGCGGAAGATCCGTCGCTGGGGGATGCCGTGTCTTGCTGCACGGGGCGACCTAGATTCTGGGGACGAGGATGATGATGTTGTGGATGTGAAAAACTTTGATCCAGATATGGAGCAGCTGGACAGGCTGGATG CTCTGGACCCATTTATGATGGTTGGTGATTCAGACTTTGACCGCGTCCCAGAGGCAGAAATCTCGCTCCCCTCTATGGACGAGATCCCCGGTATCGAGGACCTGCCCCTTCCCTACCTGGATGACTCCATAGACATAGAACCCAACATGGGCACCCTTGAGGTGTGGGGTAGCTTTAACTCCCTAGATCACTCACCAGCGGGGAAGGGCGCCCGGGGGTCAGAGAGTGATCGAAGTATGAATGATAGTTCCATGTCTCCATAG